In the Glycine max cultivar Williams 82 chromosome 19, Glycine_max_v4.0, whole genome shotgun sequence genome, ATAAGCTGGGGTAATATTGCGCATCCGTGAGATTCATGAAAGGATGCTAATAGAATAGGTTTCACACCACACTAAAGCCAATTAGtccctctcttctccctttcctTTTCTCTATCCAATAATAGAGCtttagaagaaagaaagaaagccaTGCAAGCATGTTCCTCCTCAGACGCTCCACTCTCCAAGAGGTAATCAAAACCACTACGTACTCAAATTCATGTATTACTCCATGATTTTGTTTACTACTCTGTTCTGAAGTACTTACCCTTCCAAGCATGCACATGCAGGTTAGATGGCAAAGTAGCACTCATAACCGGCGGAGCCAGTGGCATCGGTGAAGCCACCGCCAAGCTTTTCCTTCGCCACGGTGCCAAGGTCGTCATCGCCGACATCCAAGACAACCTCGGACACTCCCTATGCCAAAGTCTCAATTCCTCCGACAAAAACAACAACGACGACATTTCCTATGTTCACTGCGACGTCACCAACGACAAAGACGTCGAAACCGCCGTCAACGCTGCCGTCTCGCGACACGGCAAGCTCGACATCCTCTTCAGCAACGCCGGCATCACGGGCCGTTCCGACTGTTCTAACTCCATCACGGCCATCGACAGCGGTGACCTGAAGAGGGTCTTCGAGGTGAACGTCTTCGGTGCCTTCTACGCCGCCAAACACGCCGCTAAGGTCATGATTCCCAGAAAGAAAGGGAGCATTGTTTTCACTGCTAGCATCGCTTCTGTGTCGAATGCGGGTTGGGCGCACCCGTACGCGGCGTCGAAGAACGCAGTGGTGGGTTTGATGAAGAACCTGTGCGTGGAATTGGGGAAACATGGAATCAGAGTTAACTGTGTTTCGCCCTATGCGGTGGGGACTCCAATGCTGACACGTGCGATGaggatggagaaggagaaagcaGAGGAGATATATTTGGAGGCGGCGAACTTGAAGGGAGTGGTTTTAAAGGAAAAGGATGTGGCAGAAGCAACTTTGTTTTTGGCTAGTGATGAGTCAAAATACGTGAGTGGAGTGAATCTAGTTGTGGACGGAGGTTATACTACCACCAATTCTTCTTCCAAACAAGCTTTCACAAagttttcttttaatgtttAAGCCCAAATTGTAAGTTTCAATTTCAGGGTTACTTCGACCAAAAGttgttctgtttttaatttaaaaaataattaagtgaatGGTTTTTTGAGAAAGTAAATgttacttaatttatttattttaaagcttAAAGAAATGGAAGAAACGGAGGAAATCGGAAATGGGGAGTATCTATTTCCGTTCTCCGAAGCATGACTTATAGGCAAGAATACCAGGGGAAATATATCAGATATTCATATTTGTTAATTGTGGCATTGGAGATAAGGATACCAAATCCTTTCCTAAACAAGGGTCCACAATGATATGATCTTATTAGAAATGAaggacaaaatttaaattaaattgcttTTTACGAAAGAAGCTCTTTATATTCAAACTCCATACTCATTAATTAGGATTGGCCATTGAACAAAAACaactcaatattttaatgttaataaaaattaattttaattaaaaatgttgaatgcaacaaagaaagagagagaacatACAAGATGGGAAAATGGTCAACAAATAATGACACGTGTCCATTGTCTGGACAGATGGTCCATACTCCATAGTCATTTATTACACGTGTTCCGTAGGTTTTTTTATTCTAGCACTCGAAGAGAAAAGGCACAATTGAAACGTCCTTTTAAGCTATCCTATCCTTTTGCTTATTAATTTTCTATCACGACTTAGGAGTTTCATTTTACTTCCTCTTCGTTTCAACCCAATCATCAAACTCAACAAGTTAAGTCATTAAATatgtctaaaaaataaaataaatttttaattatatttcaacATAATTACATATCTAACTAAtttcactaataattaattaaatatttagctTAAATTATCATCTcatattctctttctttcacGTCATTATGAATATTCATTCATTATTCTACTATCTCCATCAATGAATATGAATCAATAATAATCTTCAATCTCAATATTTCTCTTCGAGTGATCAGTCAACTATCTCCATCAATGAATACTAGTCCAAGTAGAAGGAAAGAACATGTTCAGACGCTAACGAGTCTTCCACAACCATCCCAAACAAATCTTCATAATATTGAGACTCTTATCGGATGTTCCAATattgagaaagaaaacaaaagacatAGATAATATGAGAGTAAAG is a window encoding:
- the LOC100803985 gene encoding secoisolariciresinol dehydrogenase, which translates into the protein MQACSSSDAPLSKRLDGKVALITGGASGIGEATAKLFLRHGAKVVIADIQDNLGHSLCQSLNSSDKNNNDDISYVHCDVTNDKDVETAVNAAVSRHGKLDILFSNAGITGRSDCSNSITAIDSGDLKRVFEVNVFGAFYAAKHAAKVMIPRKKGSIVFTASIASVSNAGWAHPYAASKNAVVGLMKNLCVELGKHGIRVNCVSPYAVGTPMLTRAMRMEKEKAEEIYLEAANLKGVVLKEKDVAEATLFLASDESKYVSGVNLVVDGGYTTTNSSSKQAFTKFSFNV